From one Staphylococcus kloosii genomic stretch:
- the bshB2 gene encoding bacillithiol biosynthesis deacetylase BshB2, with protein MSEEKHVLVIFPHPDDETFSSAGTLARYIDNGVPVTYACLTLGQMGRNLGNPPFATRESLPNIRERELEAAAEAIGIKDLRKMGLRDKTVEFEPHDEMDNMVKSLIDELQPSVIISFYPNFAVHPDHEATAEAVVRTVGKMPKDERPRLQLVAFSNDAPEKLGEPDILNKISDYKDVKLRAFEAHASQTGPFLQQLATPDVDGEANSFLEVEPYWTYNFES; from the coding sequence ATGTCAGAAGAAAAACACGTACTCGTAATTTTTCCACACCCAGACGACGAAACGTTCTCATCTGCTGGAACGTTAGCTCGTTATATTGATAATGGCGTGCCGGTTACTTATGCTTGTTTAACGCTCGGCCAAATGGGACGTAATTTAGGTAACCCACCATTCGCTACGAGAGAATCATTACCTAATATTCGTGAGCGTGAACTTGAAGCTGCTGCTGAAGCAATAGGTATTAAAGATTTACGTAAAATGGGATTACGAGATAAAACAGTTGAATTTGAACCACATGATGAAATGGATAATATGGTAAAATCTCTAATTGATGAATTACAACCCTCAGTAATCATTTCATTCTATCCTAATTTCGCAGTGCATCCTGACCATGAAGCAACGGCAGAAGCAGTCGTTAGAACTGTTGGTAAAATGCCAAAAGATGAAAGACCTAGATTACAATTGGTTGCTTTTAGTAACGATGCACCAGAAAAACTCGGCGAGCCTGATATTTTAAATAAGATCAGTGATTATAAGGATGTTAAATTACGTGCTTTTGAGGCACACGCATCACAAACAGGTCCATTTTTACAACAATTAGCTACCCCTGATGTAGACGGTGAAGCGAATAGTTTCTTAGAAGTTGAGCCGTATTGGACTTATAACTTTGAATCTTAA
- a CDS encoding tautomerase family protein encodes MPIIKIDMIKGRTKEQIKEILDVSYEVMLDAFDAPEGDRYQIVTQHEDYEMAILDTGLGVERTDEVLVFTLVSRPRTKDQKTKFYHNLVSQLHDELNIRKEDVMISLVENTDENWSFFNGEAQFLNGDL; translated from the coding sequence ATGCCAATTATTAAAATAGATATGATTAAAGGACGTACTAAAGAACAGATTAAAGAAATTTTAGATGTATCTTACGAAGTGATGTTAGACGCATTTGATGCACCAGAAGGCGACAGATATCAAATCGTTACACAACATGAAGATTACGAAATGGCTATATTAGATACAGGGCTAGGCGTGGAAAGAACGGATGAAGTGCTAGTATTTACTTTAGTATCTCGTCCACGTACGAAAGACCAAAAAACTAAGTTTTATCACAATTTAGTATCACAATTACATGATGAGTTAAATATACGTAAAGAAGATGTCATGATAAGTTTAGTAGAAAATACCGATGAAAATTGGAGTTTCTTTAACGGCGAAGCACAATTCTTAAATGGAGATTTATAA
- a CDS encoding NAD-dependent epimerase/dehydratase family protein: protein MKKIMITGALGQIGTELVVKCRAIYGNENVLATDIRKPEEGSPILDGPFEILDVTNKERMFELVDTFKADTLMHMAALLSATAEKNPIFAWDLNMGGLMNALEAAREYDLKFFTPSSIGAFGPTTPKVNTPQVTIQRPTSMYGVNKVAGELLCQYYFEKFGIDTRSVRFPGLISHVKEPGGGTTDYAVEIYFKAVREGKYTSYIAKDTFMDMMFMDDAVDAIIKLMEADGVKLINRNAYNLSAMSIEPEMVKEAILEHYPNFELDYNVDPDRQAIADSWPDNIDVSCARAEWGFDPKYDLQSMTKIMLEAIEEQNYVR, encoded by the coding sequence ATGAAAAAAATTATGATTACAGGTGCCTTAGGACAGATTGGAACTGAATTAGTAGTAAAATGTAGAGCGATTTACGGAAATGAAAATGTTTTAGCTACTGATATTAGAAAGCCTGAAGAAGGTTCTCCAATATTAGATGGACCTTTTGAAATTTTAGATGTAACGAATAAAGAGCGTATGTTCGAACTAGTAGATACATTTAAAGCCGATACGTTGATGCATATGGCAGCATTATTATCAGCAACCGCTGAAAAAAATCCGATTTTTGCATGGGACTTAAATATGGGTGGATTAATGAACGCTTTAGAAGCAGCACGTGAATATGATTTGAAATTCTTTACGCCAAGTTCAATTGGTGCGTTTGGACCAACTACACCAAAAGTGAATACACCACAAGTTACTATACAACGACCTACTTCAATGTATGGTGTAAATAAAGTTGCCGGTGAATTATTATGCCAATACTACTTTGAAAAATTTGGTATTGATACAAGAAGTGTAAGATTCCCAGGACTTATTTCACACGTTAAAGAACCAGGCGGCGGTACTACAGACTATGCTGTAGAAATTTATTTCAAAGCCGTTAGAGAAGGTAAATATACAAGCTATATTGCTAAAGATACATTTATGGATATGATGTTTATGGATGATGCGGTAGATGCCATTATTAAATTAATGGAAGCAGATGGCGTTAAACTTATAAATAGAAATGCTTATAACTTGAGTGCTATGAGTATTGAACCTGAAATGGTAAAAGAAGCTATTTTAGAGCATTATCCAAACTTCGAATTGGACTATAACGTAGATCCAGATAGACAAGCTATTGCTGATAGCTGGCCAGATAACATTGATGTAAGCTGTGCTAGAGCAGAATGGGGCTTTGATCCAAAATACGACTTACAATCTATGACAAAAATAATGTTAGAAGCAATTGAAGAACAAAATTACGTAAGATAA
- the hxlB gene encoding 6-phospho-3-hexuloisomerase, which produces MAEITNYRLMLDELDRTLSNIKENEAKTFLEQVISADNVFVSGKGRSGYVANSFAMRLNQLGKRAHVVGESTTPSITEEDLFVIVSGSGSTEHLKILAEKAKSTNAQVVLLTTKPESPIGKLANSVIELPAGTKYDSEGSAQPLGTLFEQATQIFFDSIVLDLMEALNVDENTMQQNHANLE; this is translated from the coding sequence ATGGCAGAAATTACTAATTATAGATTAATGTTGGATGAATTAGATCGTACATTATCTAATATTAAAGAGAATGAAGCTAAGACGTTTTTAGAACAAGTGATTTCAGCTGACAATGTCTTTGTTTCAGGTAAAGGTAGATCTGGATATGTAGCTAATAGCTTTGCCATGCGACTAAATCAACTTGGCAAACGTGCACATGTCGTAGGAGAGTCAACGACACCTTCTATTACAGAAGAAGATTTATTTGTTATCGTTTCTGGTTCAGGTTCGACTGAACATTTGAAAATCTTAGCTGAAAAAGCAAAAAGTACAAATGCTCAAGTTGTGTTATTAACAACTAAACCAGAATCACCAATTGGTAAGTTAGCTAACTCCGTTATTGAGTTGCCTGCAGGAACAAAATATGACTCGGAAGGCTCAGCGCAACCATTAGGTACTTTATTCGAACAAGCAACACAAATTTTCTTTGATAGTATCGTTTTAGATTTAATGGAAGCATTAAATGTAGACGAGAACACAATGCAACAAAATCATGCTAATTTAGAATAA
- a CDS encoding deoxynucleoside kinase — protein MNNYGIPQDAVITIAGTVGVGKSTLTQALADRLNFRTSFENVEHNPYLDKFYHDFQRWSFHLQIYFLAERFKEQKRMFEYGGGFVQDRSIYEDVDIFAKMHEEQGTMTDEDFNTYSELFNAMVMTPYFPKPDVLIYLECDYDEVINRIQQRGRQMEIDTDPQYWQKLFQRYETWISQFNVCPVVRVNINEYDLHADPDSLDVVINKIKSVIDTYRKVDQR, from the coding sequence ATGAATAATTATGGTATTCCACAAGATGCAGTGATTACTATTGCTGGAACTGTAGGAGTAGGAAAATCAACTTTAACTCAAGCCTTAGCAGACCGTCTAAATTTCCGTACGTCATTCGAAAATGTAGAGCATAATCCTTATTTAGATAAATTTTATCACGACTTTCAACGTTGGAGCTTCCACTTACAAATTTACTTTTTAGCGGAACGTTTTAAAGAACAAAAACGTATGTTTGAATATGGTGGCGGCTTTGTCCAAGATCGTTCAATCTACGAGGACGTTGATATTTTTGCTAAAATGCATGAAGAACAAGGTACAATGACAGACGAAGACTTTAACACTTACTCTGAATTATTTAATGCTATGGTGATGACACCTTATTTTCCTAAACCAGATGTACTTATTTATTTAGAATGTGATTATGACGAAGTAATTAATCGTATACAACAACGTGGCCGTCAAATGGAAATCGATACCGACCCACAATATTGGCAAAAATTATTTCAACGTTATGAAACTTGGATTAGCCAGTTTAATGTGTGTCCGGTCGTTCGTGTAAATATCAATGAATATGATTTACATGCGGACCCAGATTCACTAGACGTTGTCATCAACAAAATCAAATCAGTTATCGATACTTATAGAAAAGTAGATCAACGTTAA
- a CDS encoding YojF family protein, which yields MELIEYDKVQSLLDSYANKPVYIHVETTNGAYANHFDQRVFNAGTFLRNIQITFEHAQLKGGEKDPYRVGLKLVNSGWVYVQGLTHFEINDNNEFLIAGFNYEGQLAATLEISTQPFNI from the coding sequence TTGGAATTAATAGAATATGACAAAGTACAATCTTTGCTCGATTCTTACGCGAATAAACCAGTATACATTCACGTTGAAACTACAAATGGTGCTTATGCAAACCATTTCGATCAACGCGTATTTAATGCTGGTACATTTTTAAGAAACATCCAGATAACTTTTGAACACGCTCAACTTAAAGGTGGAGAAAAAGATCCATATCGCGTAGGTTTAAAATTAGTAAATAGTGGTTGGGTTTATGTTCAAGGATTAACCCATTTTGAAATTAATGATAATAATGAATTTCTCATTGCTGGCTTTAATTATGAAGGACAATTAGCTGCAACGTTAGAAATTAGTACACAACCATTTAACATATAG
- a CDS encoding Cof-type HAD-IIB family hydrolase, which produces MIKLIATDMDGTLLNAAHEISEENIQAIEYAQSQGITVVIATGRAFYEANTPIAQTDLKLPYICLNGAEVRDESFNISSTSNLNRELIDRITDVLNRESIYYQIYTNIGIYTENPQRDLDIYIDIAERAGQQADVEKIKAGIQKRIDNGTLKVVDNYDKIKDTPGEIVMKILAFDSDLEKIDRVSEELAQSGSLAVSSSSRGNIEITHADAQKGIALQTIADRLKVDMSDVMAIGDNLNDVSMLERAGYSVAMANATDEVKATAKFETESNENSGVGKAIMKLLKEYNN; this is translated from the coding sequence ATGATAAAATTAATTGCAACAGATATGGATGGCACATTATTAAATGCTGCACATGAAATTTCAGAGGAAAATATTCAAGCTATTGAATATGCGCAATCACAAGGTATTACCGTAGTTATTGCGACAGGTCGCGCATTTTATGAAGCGAATACGCCTATCGCACAAACTGATTTGAAATTGCCGTACATTTGTTTGAACGGGGCTGAAGTTAGAGATGAGTCTTTTAACATTAGTAGCACTTCAAACTTAAATCGAGAATTAATTGATAGAATTACAGACGTTCTTAATAGAGAAAGTATTTATTACCAAATCTATACTAACATTGGTATTTATACTGAAAACCCACAACGTGATTTAGACATTTATATCGATATTGCAGAACGTGCGGGACAACAAGCTGACGTAGAAAAGATTAAAGCAGGTATACAAAAAAGAATCGATAATGGCACTTTAAAAGTTGTCGATAATTATGACAAAATTAAAGATACACCTGGGGAAATCGTTATGAAAATACTTGCTTTTGATAGTGATTTAGAAAAAATTGATCGCGTAAGCGAAGAATTGGCACAATCAGGTAGTTTAGCAGTGTCATCTTCTTCAAGAGGTAATATTGAGATTACGCATGCTGATGCTCAAAAAGGGATAGCGTTACAAACGATTGCCGACAGACTAAAGGTTGATATGTCTGATGTTATGGCAATAGGCGATAATTTAAATGACGTCTCTATGCTTGAACGTGCTGGTTATTCTGTTGCAATGGCAAACGCTACAGATGAAGTTAAAGCAACTGCTAAATTTGAAACTGAATCAAATGAGAATAGCGGTGTTGGTAAGGCAATTATGAAATTACTTAAAGAATATAACAACTAA
- the folE2 gene encoding GTP cyclohydrolase FolE2 — protein sequence MTELDLSTREGRWKHFGSVDPIEGTKPVVKEEMTDLQSTNKNFLFDIEEVGIKNLVYPVRIDDYQTAGTFSFSTSLNQDEKGINMSRILESVEQHYDNGIQLNFTSLNEVLRTLQTSMKQSSAGVDVSGKWFFNRLSPVTNIKAIGNADVTFGLAIEGDAITRKELTINAAVTTLCPCSKEISEYSAHNQRGYVTVKAYLDKDTTLNDNYKEIILDAMEANASSILYPILKRPDEKSVTERAYENPRFVEDLIRLIAADLVGFEWIEGFDIECRNEESIHQHDAFAKIKYRK from the coding sequence ATGACTGAATTAGACTTATCTACAAGAGAAGGAAGATGGAAACATTTCGGTTCTGTCGATCCAATCGAAGGTACAAAACCTGTCGTTAAAGAGGAAATGACCGACTTACAAAGCACGAACAAAAACTTTTTATTTGATATAGAAGAAGTAGGTATTAAAAACTTAGTTTACCCTGTCCGAATTGACGACTATCAAACTGCAGGTACTTTTAGTTTTTCTACAAGTTTGAACCAAGATGAAAAAGGTATCAATATGAGTCGTATACTTGAAAGTGTTGAGCAACATTACGATAATGGTATCCAACTTAATTTCACTTCACTAAACGAAGTGTTACGCACACTACAAACGAGTATGAAGCAAAGTTCTGCCGGCGTAGATGTTTCGGGTAAATGGTTTTTTAATCGATTAAGCCCAGTCACTAACATTAAAGCGATAGGTAATGCTGATGTTACATTCGGTTTAGCAATTGAGGGAGATGCTATTACTCGTAAAGAATTAACAATTAATGCTGCAGTAACGACACTATGTCCTTGTTCTAAAGAAATCAGTGAGTATTCAGCGCATAATCAACGTGGCTATGTAACTGTAAAAGCTTATTTAGATAAAGATACGACGTTAAATGATAATTACAAAGAAATTATTTTAGATGCAATGGAAGCTAATGCAAGCTCAATATTATACCCTATTTTAAAACGCCCTGATGAAAAAAGTGTTACAGAACGTGCATATGAAAATCCACGCTTTGTAGAAGATCTTATTCGTCTTATTGCTGCCGATTTAGTAGGATTTGAATGGATTGAAGGTTTCGATATTGAATGTAGAAATGAAGAATCTATTCATCAACATGATGCTTTTGCAAAAATAAAATATAGAAAATAA
- a CDS encoding transcriptional regulator, SarA/Rot family, with the protein MNIIKYEEKRTLIKKVVKQNLNITLVEIVILDKIAEINKTRIEASELKKSLYNKNTPISSQLSNLISLKLLKKERDLHDERRIYLYDIDLAGINKILQQYHSIVSKLIAAT; encoded by the coding sequence ATGAATATTATTAAATATGAAGAAAAAAGAACCTTAATTAAAAAAGTAGTAAAACAAAACTTAAATATTACGTTAGTTGAAATCGTAATTTTAGATAAAATAGCTGAAATTAATAAAACGCGTATTGAAGCCTCCGAATTAAAAAAATCGTTATATAATAAAAACACGCCAATATCATCACAATTAAGTAATTTAATCAGTCTTAAATTACTAAAAAAAGAAAGAGACTTACATGACGAAAGACGCATTTATTTATATGACATAGATTTAGCAGGTATTAACAAAATTTTACAACAATACCATTCTATAGTTAGTAAATTAATAGCAGCAACATAA
- a CDS encoding NADPH-dependent FMN reductase, with amino-acid sequence MKGLIIVGSAKLGSHTTALSQYLKGHFEEHDFETEIFDLAEKPIHQLDVSGASTPTETYKNNLAELQSKAREADFFVLGSPNYHGSYSGILKNALDHLTMDDFKMKPVGLIGNSGGIVSAEPLSHLRLIVRTLLGIAIPTQIATHDSDYNKLEDGTLYLANEEFQLRSKLFVDQIISFVKNSPYEHLK; translated from the coding sequence ATGAAAGGATTAATTATAGTTGGTAGCGCAAAATTAGGCTCCCATACTACAGCTTTATCACAATATTTGAAAGGTCATTTTGAAGAACACGACTTCGAAACAGAAATATTTGATTTAGCAGAAAAGCCAATACATCAATTAGATGTTTCAGGTGCTTCAACACCTACAGAAACTTATAAAAATAATTTAGCTGAATTACAATCTAAAGCTCGAGAAGCTGACTTTTTCGTTTTAGGTAGCCCAAACTACCACGGTTCTTATTCAGGTATTTTAAAAAATGCTTTAGATCATTTAACTATGGACGATTTCAAAATGAAACCCGTTGGTTTAATCGGTAATAGTGGCGGTATTGTTAGTGCAGAGCCATTATCTCACTTACGTTTAATAGTACGTACTTTATTAGGTATTGCAATACCTACACAAATAGCTACTCACGATTCTGACTATAATAAACTTGAAGATGGTACGTTATATTTAGCGAACGAAGAGTTTCAATTACGTTCTAAATTATTTGTTGATCAAATTATTTCTTTCGTTAAAAATAGTCCATACGAACATTTAAAATAA
- the tadA gene encoding tRNA adenosine(34) deaminase TadA, with product MTSDEKYMKVAINEALKAQYIGEVPIGAVIVKDNKIIARAHNLRETRQDPTAHAEYLAIQKAAKIVGSWRLEDCTLYVTLEPCVMCAGAIVMSRIPRVVYGASDPKGGCSGSLMDLTQEPRFNHRAIVDKHILAEECGELLRQFFKNIRKKKKISRTDDNTNT from the coding sequence ATGACAAGTGATGAAAAATATATGAAAGTTGCAATAAATGAAGCTTTAAAAGCGCAGTACATCGGTGAAGTGCCAATAGGTGCAGTCATTGTAAAAGACAATAAGATTATTGCACGTGCGCATAATTTAAGAGAAACACGCCAAGACCCAACAGCACATGCTGAATATTTGGCCATTCAAAAAGCAGCTAAAATAGTTGGAAGTTGGCGCTTGGAAGACTGTACATTATATGTAACGCTAGAACCATGTGTCATGTGTGCAGGGGCAATCGTAATGAGTCGTATACCAAGAGTTGTATATGGTGCGAGTGACCCTAAAGGTGGTTGTAGTGGTAGTTTAATGGATTTAACACAGGAACCACGTTTTAATCATAGAGCTATTGTAGATAAACATATATTAGCAGAGGAATGTGGCGAATTATTACGTCAATTCTTTAAAAATATAAGAAAAAAGAAAAAAATCAGCCGAACAGACGATAATACAAACACGTAA
- a CDS encoding deoxynucleoside kinase, giving the protein MNKPFIAIEGPIGVGKSSLTHKLSQDLNYYEENEIIDENPFLSDFYDDISKWSFQTEMFFLCNRYKQFQDLAQIHQGIVSDYHIYKNKIFAHNTLTSTEYEKFTRIYDILTEDLQMPNIIIFLDADLSVLQQRIAKRNRSFEHQISDDYLFALKEDYTHFYNTLKADGQNVIKIDTSTLDFVTQDDDYQHILELVRPLIGGTKDE; this is encoded by the coding sequence ATGAATAAACCATTTATAGCAATCGAAGGCCCTATTGGCGTTGGGAAATCTTCCTTAACGCATAAATTAAGCCAAGATTTAAATTATTACGAAGAAAATGAAATTATCGATGAAAACCCATTTCTTTCTGACTTCTATGATGATATATCAAAATGGAGTTTCCAAACAGAAATGTTTTTTTTATGTAATCGATATAAACAATTTCAAGATCTAGCACAAATTCACCAAGGTATAGTTAGCGATTATCATATTTATAAAAATAAAATTTTCGCACACAATACACTGACATCGACTGAATATGAAAAGTTCACGCGTATATATGACATTCTAACCGAAGACTTGCAGATGCCAAATATCATAATCTTCTTAGACGCTGATTTATCAGTACTACAACAAAGAATTGCTAAAAGAAACCGCAGCTTTGAACATCAAATATCTGACGATTATTTATTTGCTCTAAAAGAAGATTATACTCATTTTTACAATACATTAAAAGCCGATGGCCAGAATGTCATAAAAATTGATACTTCGACACTTGATTTTGTAACGCAAGACGATGATTATCAACATATATTAGAACTTGTACGACCACTTATAGGAGGAACGAAAGATGAATAA
- the hxlA gene encoding 3-hexulose-6-phosphate synthase, with the protein MELQLAIDLLNKEEAAELANKVKDYVDIVEIGTPIVINEGLPSVQHLDDNIDGVKVLADLKIMDAAGYEVSQAVKYGADVVTILGVAEDASIKGAVEEAHKNNKELLVDMIAVQDLEQRAKELDALGADYIMVHTGYDLQAEGVSPLDSLRKVKSVITNSKLAVAGGIKPDTIEEVAKEEPDLIVVGGGIANADDPVAAAQQCRNAIDGR; encoded by the coding sequence ATGGAACTACAATTAGCAATTGATTTATTAAACAAAGAAGAAGCAGCAGAATTAGCTAACAAAGTAAAAGATTACGTTGATATCGTAGAAATTGGTACGCCTATCGTTATTAATGAAGGTTTACCTTCAGTTCAACATTTAGACGATAACATTGATGGCGTGAAAGTATTAGCAGACCTTAAAATTATGGATGCTGCAGGATATGAAGTAAGTCAAGCTGTTAAATATGGCGCTGATGTAGTTACAATTTTAGGCGTAGCTGAAGATGCTTCAATCAAAGGCGCAGTTGAAGAAGCGCATAAAAACAATAAAGAATTATTAGTTGATATGATTGCTGTTCAAGATTTAGAACAACGCGCTAAAGAATTAGACGCATTAGGTGCAGACTATATCATGGTACACACTGGTTATGACTTGCAAGCAGAAGGTGTTTCACCATTAGATAGTTTACGTAAAGTTAAATCAGTTATTACTAATTCAAAACTTGCTGTAGCAGGTGGTATTAAACCTGATACAATTGAAGAAGTAGCTAAAGAAGAACCTGATTTAATCGTAGTTGGTGGCGGTATTGCGAATGCTGACGATCCAGTTGCGGCAGCTCAACAATGTCGAAACGCGATTGATGGTAGATAA
- a CDS encoding branched-chain amino acid aminotransferase encodes MSEKIEFVQRENLKEKPDPSDLGFGKYFTDYMLSFDYDLDQGWHDLKIVPYGPIEISPAAQALHYGQAVFEGLKAYKHNGEVVLFRPEENFKRINNSLGRLDMPKVDEDVLLEGLKQLVDKERDWVPEGEGQSLYIRPYVFATEGMLGVRPSYSYKLLIILSPSGSYYGGESLNPTKIYVEDEYVRAVRGGVGHAKVAGNYAASLKAQTNASKQGYDQVLWLDGVEQKYIEEVGSMNIFFVENGTIVTPALNGSILPGITRKTVIELAQQLGYDVEERRVSIDELIESHRKGELDEVFGTGTAAVISPVGQLKYGEEEIVINNNETGAITQKLYDNYVGIQSGKLDDPQNWRVVVPKY; translated from the coding sequence ATGTCAGAAAAAATTGAATTTGTACAACGTGAAAACTTAAAAGAAAAGCCAGATCCAAGTGATTTAGGTTTTGGTAAATACTTTACTGACTATATGCTAAGCTTCGATTATGATTTAGATCAAGGATGGCATGACCTAAAAATTGTGCCATATGGACCAATTGAAATTTCTCCAGCAGCACAAGCGTTACATTATGGACAAGCAGTATTCGAAGGATTAAAAGCATACAAACATAATGGTGAAGTCGTATTATTTAGACCAGAAGAAAACTTTAAGCGTATTAATAATTCCCTAGGTAGACTAGATATGCCTAAAGTTGATGAAGATGTTTTATTAGAAGGGCTAAAACAGTTAGTCGATAAAGAACGTGACTGGGTACCAGAAGGTGAAGGTCAATCATTATACATCCGTCCTTACGTTTTTGCTACAGAAGGTATGTTAGGTGTAAGACCATCTTATTCTTACAAATTACTTATTATTTTATCGCCATCAGGTTCATACTATGGTGGAGAATCGTTAAACCCAACGAAAATTTATGTAGAAGATGAATATGTACGTGCCGTGCGAGGCGGTGTAGGACATGCTAAAGTTGCAGGTAACTATGCAGCAAGTTTAAAAGCACAAACAAATGCTTCTAAACAAGGCTATGACCAAGTATTATGGTTAGATGGTGTTGAACAAAAATATATCGAAGAAGTTGGTAGTATGAATATCTTCTTCGTAGAAAACGGCACAATCGTAACGCCAGCATTAAACGGTAGTATCTTACCAGGTATCACACGTAAAACGGTTATCGAATTAGCTCAACAATTAGGTTATGATGTTGAAGAACGTCGCGTATCTATTGATGAATTAATTGAATCTCATCGTAAAGGTGAGTTAGATGAAGTGTTTGGTACAGGTACTGCAGCTGTAATTTCACCAGTCGGTCAATTAAAATATGGTGAAGAAGAAATTGTTATTAACAATAACGAAACAGGTGCAATTACACAAAAACTTTATGATAATTATGTAGGCATACAAAGTGGTAAACTTGACGATCCACAAAATTGGAGAGTTGTAGTTCCTAAATATTAA
- a CDS encoding HAD family hydrolase gives MKWILFDKDGTLIYFDRSWMTIGLQLADDFIERYKHKIANVDAAYKRLGIVDGEIQQGTIMASGALDNMIATFNDIAEEDVTQWVQQRSQTLVDNRVPDNEWVEGAYQTLENLQQQGYKMGIVTSDSKKGVDQFLEVTQSAKFFDVVISTEANAVEKPNPEVLKPLFDNHDVDPKDVAIVGDTANDIKTGKNAGLGLSIAVLTGVDIEESFGEADYIIPTMNEIIDIINQ, from the coding sequence ATGAAGTGGATTTTATTCGATAAAGATGGCACATTAATATATTTTGATCGTAGTTGGATGACCATTGGTTTACAATTAGCTGATGATTTTATTGAACGTTATAAGCACAAAATTGCTAATGTAGATGCAGCTTATAAACGTTTAGGAATCGTGGACGGTGAAATTCAACAAGGTACGATTATGGCTTCGGGCGCTTTAGATAACATGATAGCAACATTTAATGATATTGCGGAAGAAGATGTGACACAATGGGTACAACAACGTAGTCAAACGTTAGTCGACAATCGCGTTCCTGATAATGAGTGGGTTGAAGGTGCGTATCAAACTTTAGAAAATTTACAACAGCAAGGGTATAAGATGGGCATCGTAACGAGTGATTCAAAAAAAGGTGTCGATCAATTTTTAGAGGTTACGCAAAGCGCTAAATTTTTTGATGTGGTTATTTCTACAGAAGCAAATGCCGTAGAAAAACCAAATCCAGAAGTATTAAAACCATTATTTGATAATCATGATGTGGACCCTAAAGATGTTGCGATTGTTGGTGATACAGCAAATGATATTAAAACGGGTAAGAATGCTGGCTTAGGATTATCTATCGCTGTATTAACGGGTGTGGATATAGAAGAAAGTTTTGGCGAAGCGGATTATATTATACCGACAATGAATGAAATCATCGATATTATAAATCAATAG